A genome region from Sphingobacteriaceae bacterium GW460-11-11-14-LB5 includes the following:
- a CDS encoding ribulose-phosphate 3-epimerase has product MKYIIAPSILSADFGNLQRDIEMINHSEADWFHVDVMDGVFVPNISFGFPIMAAVKKHATKPLDVHLMIIDPDKYIEDFAKAGADRITVHYEACTHLHRTIQLIKASGCKAGVALNPHTPVNLLQDVIEDLDLVLIMSVNPGFGGQAFIHNTYKKIKDLKALIQGLNENLIIEVDGGVGLQNIATLVSAGANAFVAGNAVFATDNPTETISKMKNLTASTINI; this is encoded by the coding sequence ATGAAATACATCATTGCCCCATCCATACTTTCTGCTGATTTTGGCAATTTACAGCGCGATATTGAAATGATTAACCACAGTGAAGCCGACTGGTTCCACGTTGATGTGATGGATGGTGTTTTCGTTCCGAATATTTCTTTTGGTTTCCCGATAATGGCTGCTGTAAAAAAACATGCAACCAAACCTTTAGATGTACATTTAATGATTATTGATCCGGATAAATACATCGAGGATTTTGCCAAGGCAGGAGCAGACCGAATCACGGTACATTACGAAGCCTGCACACACCTACATAGAACAATCCAGTTAATTAAAGCATCTGGCTGCAAAGCTGGTGTAGCGCTAAATCCGCATACGCCAGTAAACTTATTGCAGGATGTAATTGAGGATCTTGACCTGGTGTTGATTATGTCGGTTAATCCCGGTTTCGGTGGACAGGCTTTCATCCACAATACCTACAAGAAAATAAAGGATTTAAAAGCCTTAATTCAAGGGCTAAACGAAAACTTAATCATCGAGGTTGATGGTGGTGTTGGTTTACAAAATATTGCGACATTAGTATCAGCAGGTGCCAATGCTTTCGTGGCCGGAAATGCAGTTTTCGCAACAGATAACCCAACTGAAACCATTTCTAAAATGAAAAACCTGACGGCCAGCACGATAAATATTTAA
- a CDS encoding MATE family efflux transporter, with product MSQSTKTQGKLSSFFDILVQSLKGHEVDLTSISIKRAIILLAIPMMLEMAMESVFALVDLYFVGHLENSSHAIQTVGLTESVLTIIYSLAIGLSMAATAVVARRIGEKNPEAASKAGMQTIVIAVFVNIIISILGLIYAKDILLLMGASAETAEQGVTFVRIMMGGSIIIVLLFLINGIFRGAGNAAIAMRSLWIANIANIILCPIFINGLGPIPAFGLTGAAIATTIGRGLGVTYQVYNLFSGKNILKIRISHFLPDFDQIKAIVKIAAPAIFQFVIASCSWVFLAELVATTGGDTGSAGYQTALRLMMFFMLPAWGLSNAAATLVGQNLGAGHIDRAEKSVFQTLKYIIVFMAVVSVLFLTCGHLFAAFFTSDENVIAVASKALKILSIGFVIYGAAMVFSSAFNGAGDTWTPTKINIFAFWLFQIPLAYFLAKFLEMGPTGVFIAIPTAEAGIAVAAFILFKKGKWKKTMV from the coding sequence ATGTCACAGTCCACAAAGACGCAAGGCAAACTTTCGTCTTTTTTCGATATCCTCGTTCAGTCTTTAAAAGGTCACGAAGTTGATCTTACTTCAATTAGTATTAAACGCGCAATTATTTTATTGGCCATTCCGATGATGCTGGAAATGGCTATGGAATCGGTTTTTGCTTTAGTTGATTTATATTTTGTTGGCCACCTGGAAAATAGTAGCCATGCCATACAGACCGTTGGTTTAACAGAATCTGTATTAACCATTATTTACTCATTGGCCATTGGATTAAGCATGGCTGCAACCGCAGTGGTTGCACGGAGGATTGGGGAGAAAAATCCGGAAGCAGCATCAAAAGCGGGCATGCAAACCATTGTGATAGCTGTTTTCGTTAACATTATCATCAGTATTCTGGGGCTAATTTATGCCAAAGATATTCTATTACTCATGGGGGCTTCGGCCGAAACTGCCGAGCAAGGTGTTACATTTGTTCGTATTATGATGGGTGGAAGTATCATAATTGTACTTTTATTCCTAATTAACGGGATTTTTCGGGGAGCAGGTAATGCGGCAATCGCCATGCGGAGTTTATGGATCGCCAATATTGCCAACATCATCCTCTGCCCTATTTTTATCAACGGTTTAGGCCCTATACCTGCATTTGGTTTAACCGGTGCTGCAATTGCAACTACAATTGGTCGTGGTTTGGGAGTTACCTATCAGGTTTATAATCTGTTTAGTGGTAAAAATATATTGAAAATACGGATTAGTCATTTCCTGCCTGATTTTGACCAGATTAAAGCTATCGTTAAGATTGCCGCACCGGCCATCTTTCAGTTTGTAATTGCGAGCTGTAGCTGGGTGTTTTTGGCAGAACTGGTTGCCACTACCGGTGGCGATACCGGGTCGGCAGGTTACCAAACGGCACTACGACTCATGATGTTTTTTATGTTACCTGCCTGGGGCTTGAGTAATGCAGCAGCTACGCTGGTTGGTCAGAATTTAGGCGCAGGCCATATAGATCGTGCTGAAAAATCGGTATTCCAAACCTTGAAATACATCATTGTTTTCATGGCGGTGGTCAGTGTATTGTTCTTGACCTGTGGACATTTGTTCGCAGCATTTTTCACTTCAGATGAAAATGTGATTGCCGTTGCAAGCAAAGCTTTAAAAATTTTAAGCATTGGTTTTGTGATTTATGGAGCGGCAATGGTGTTTAGTAGTGCATTTAACGGTGCTGGCGATACCTGGACGCCTACCAAAATTAACATTTTTGCCTTTTGGTTGTTTCAGATTCCTTTAGCTTACTTTTTGGCTAAATTTTTAGAAATGGGACCAACAGGTGTTTTTATTGCCATCCCAACAGCCGAAGCCGGTATTGCGGTGGCTGCCTTTATCTTATTTAAAAAAGGTAAGTGGAAGAAAACAATGGTTTAA
- a CDS encoding 30S ribosomal protein S15 — translation MYLSPEKKAVIFKEHGKVETNTGSAEGQVALFTYRIAHLTEHLKKNRKDFSTQLSLQKLVGKRRGILAYLYKKDIERYRAIIKALSLRDIIKQK, via the coding sequence ATGTATTTAAGTCCAGAGAAAAAAGCTGTAATCTTTAAAGAACACGGCAAAGTAGAAACCAACACGGGTTCTGCAGAAGGTCAAGTAGCGTTATTTACATACCGTATTGCGCACTTAACAGAACACTTAAAGAAAAATCGTAAAGATTTCTCTACGCAGTTGTCACTTCAAAAATTAGTAGGTAAACGCCGCGGTATTTTGGCTTACCTATACAAAAAAGATATTGAGCGCTATCGTGCTATCATCAAAGCTTTATCGCTTCGTGATATCATCAAACAAAAATAA
- a CDS encoding bifunctional 5,10-methylene-tetrahydrofolate dehydrogenase/5,10-methylene-tetrahydrofolate cyclohydrolase (catalyzes the formation of 5,10-methenyltetrahydrofolate from 5,10-methylenetetrahydrofolate and subsequent formation of 10-formyltetrahydrofolate from 5,10-methenyltetrahydrofolate), whose protein sequence is MSDGNSKSPSGDLGVLLDGKYVSEKVKVQIAEEAAEFLNKSGRKPHLVAILVGNDGGSETYVASKMKNCEKVGFKSSLHRYDNSVTEAELLAKIEEINQDDEVDGLIVQLPLPKHIDPEKVTEKIDHRKDVDGFHPVNLGRMMRNLPCFIPATPYGILLMLQEYGIDTTGMHCVVVGRSNIVGSPMSILMARNANPGNCTVTLTHSRTKDLKEQVLQADIVIAAIGKKNFVTADMVKPGAIIIDVGINRETSAETKSGFKLYGDVDFENVAPKASYITPVPGGVGLMTIVGLLKNTLASARKEIYA, encoded by the coding sequence ATGAGCGATGGAAATTCAAAGTCCCCTTCAGGGGATTTAGGGGTATTATTAGACGGTAAATACGTATCAGAAAAGGTTAAAGTTCAAATTGCAGAAGAAGCTGCCGAATTTTTAAATAAAAGTGGTCGCAAGCCACACCTGGTTGCTATTTTAGTGGGTAACGATGGAGGAAGCGAAACCTATGTAGCCAGTAAGATGAAAAACTGCGAAAAAGTTGGTTTTAAATCATCACTACATAGATATGATAACTCAGTAACTGAAGCTGAATTATTGGCGAAAATTGAAGAAATTAACCAGGATGATGAGGTAGACGGATTAATTGTTCAATTGCCTTTACCTAAACACATCGATCCGGAGAAAGTAACCGAAAAGATCGATCACCGTAAAGATGTAGATGGTTTCCACCCGGTAAATTTGGGCAGGATGATGCGTAATCTACCTTGCTTTATTCCGGCAACACCTTATGGTATTTTATTGATGCTGCAAGAGTATGGTATAGACACAACAGGAATGCACTGTGTGGTTGTTGGTCGTAGTAACATTGTGGGAAGCCCAATGAGTATTTTAATGGCCCGTAACGCAAACCCAGGCAACTGTACGGTAACACTTACCCACTCGCGCACAAAAGATTTAAAAGAACAGGTTCTACAGGCCGATATTGTAATTGCTGCCATTGGTAAAAAGAATTTTGTTACAGCCGATATGGTAAAACCTGGTGCTATTATTATTGACGTAGGAATTAACCGTGAAACTTCTGCTGAAACCAAATCGGGCTTTAAGTTATATGGTGATGTAGATTTCGAAAACGTGGCGCCTAAAGCCTCTTACATTACGCCTGTTCCAGGTGGTGTAGGTTTAATGACTATTGTTGGTTTATTGAAAAATACTTTAGCATCAGCTAGAAAAGAGATATACGCTTAG
- a CDS encoding polyribonucleotide nucleotidyltransferase, with amino-acid sequence MNVIKKSFDLGDGRIVEIETGKLAKQADGSVVVKMGDTMLLATVVSTVGAKPGTDFLPLSVDYQEKYAATGRIPGGFLRREARLSDYEVLISRLVDRALRPMFPSDYHSDTQVMISLISADKDIMPDCLAGLAASAALSVSDIPFNGPISEVRVAKIDGKLIINPKASELERATLEFMVAGSANDIGMVEGECDEIQEDEMVEALKFAHDAIKVQCAVQVELTEATGKTVKREYSHEDHDADLKAKVYADTYDKVYAVAKAGGNKDVRKEGFTAIINEFFEAMPEDTADLTKAMAKHYYHDVQYDAIRNLLLDEGIRLDGRKTTEIRPIWSEVGYLPAAHGSAVFTRGETQSLTSVTLGSKDDEQMIDGAFFNGYNKFLLHYNFPGFSTGEVRPNRGAGRREIGHGALAQRSLKKVLPQGEANPYTIRVVSDILESNGSSSMATVCAGTLALMDAGIKIKSPVSGIAMGLITDEKTGKYAILSDILGDEDHLGDMDFKVTGTEHGIVACQMDLKINGLSYEVLTKALLQAKDGRLHILNEMKKTISTPNEDYKPHAPRIVSLTIDKEFIGAIIGPGGKIIQEMQRETGASISIEEVDGKGIVEVFADNKAAIDAAVTRIRNIVAKPEIGEIYQGKVKSIMPFGAFVEVMPGKDGLLHISEISWERLETMDGVLKEGDKIEVKLLDIDKQGKMKLSRKVLLPRPEKPAAPQA; translated from the coding sequence ATGAATGTAATAAAAAAATCGTTCGATTTGGGCGATGGCAGAATTGTAGAAATTGAAACTGGTAAATTGGCTAAACAGGCTGATGGTTCGGTTGTGGTAAAAATGGGCGATACGATGTTGTTAGCAACTGTAGTATCAACTGTTGGCGCTAAACCAGGTACTGATTTTTTACCTTTATCGGTTGATTATCAGGAAAAATATGCGGCTACAGGCCGTATCCCAGGAGGCTTTTTACGTCGCGAAGCAAGATTATCTGATTACGAGGTATTAATCTCTCGTTTAGTGGATAGAGCTTTACGCCCAATGTTCCCAAGTGATTATCACTCTGATACACAGGTGATGATTTCATTAATCTCTGCTGATAAAGATATCATGCCAGATTGTTTGGCAGGTTTAGCGGCATCTGCTGCATTATCAGTTTCTGATATCCCTTTCAATGGTCCAATTTCTGAAGTACGTGTTGCAAAAATCGATGGTAAATTAATCATCAATCCGAAAGCTAGCGAACTGGAACGTGCAACTTTAGAGTTTATGGTTGCTGGTTCGGCTAACGATATAGGCATGGTTGAAGGTGAGTGTGATGAAATTCAGGAAGACGAAATGGTTGAGGCTTTAAAATTTGCACACGATGCAATTAAAGTTCAATGTGCCGTTCAGGTTGAATTAACTGAAGCTACCGGCAAAACGGTTAAACGCGAATACAGTCACGAAGACCACGATGCGGATTTAAAAGCTAAAGTTTATGCTGATACTTACGATAAAGTTTATGCTGTAGCAAAAGCTGGTGGCAATAAAGATGTTCGTAAAGAAGGTTTCACCGCGATCATTAACGAATTCTTCGAAGCAATGCCAGAAGATACTGCAGATTTAACTAAAGCAATGGCTAAACATTATTATCATGATGTTCAGTATGATGCCATCAGAAACTTATTGTTGGATGAAGGTATCCGTTTAGATGGTCGTAAGACTACAGAAATCCGCCCAATCTGGAGTGAAGTTGGTTATTTACCTGCTGCACACGGTTCGGCTGTATTTACACGTGGCGAAACGCAATCATTAACTTCAGTTACTTTAGGTAGCAAAGATGATGAGCAAATGATTGACGGTGCTTTCTTTAATGGTTATAACAAATTCTTATTGCACTATAATTTCCCTGGTTTCTCAACTGGTGAGGTTAGACCAAACAGAGGCGCTGGCCGTCGCGAAATTGGTCACGGTGCTTTAGCACAACGTTCATTGAAAAAAGTATTGCCTCAAGGTGAAGCAAATCCTTATACCATCCGTGTGGTTTCTGATATCTTAGAATCAAACGGTTCATCATCAATGGCAACTGTTTGTGCTGGTACATTAGCATTAATGGATGCAGGTATTAAAATCAAATCGCCAGTATCTGGTATCGCAATGGGTTTAATTACTGATGAGAAAACCGGTAAATATGCAATCCTTTCTGATATTTTAGGTGATGAAGATCACTTAGGTGATATGGACTTTAAAGTAACCGGTACCGAGCATGGTATTGTTGCTTGCCAGATGGACTTAAAAATCAATGGTTTATCTTACGAAGTTTTAACTAAAGCTTTGTTACAGGCTAAAGATGGTCGTTTACACATCTTAAACGAGATGAAGAAAACCATCAGTACACCTAATGAAGATTACAAACCACATGCGCCACGTATTGTTTCTTTAACTATTGATAAAGAATTTATCGGAGCAATTATCGGCCCTGGAGGTAAAATTATCCAGGAAATGCAACGCGAAACCGGTGCTTCAATCTCTATCGAAGAAGTTGATGGTAAAGGTATTGTGGAAGTATTTGCTGATAACAAAGCCGCTATTGATGCAGCAGTTACCCGTATCCGTAATATCGTAGCTAAACCAGAAATTGGCGAAATTTACCAGGGTAAAGTAAAATCAATTATGCCATTCGGTGCGTTTGTTGAGGTGATGCCAGGTAAAGATGGTTTATTACACATCTCTGAAATTTCATGGGAACGTTTAGAAACCATGGATGGTGTGCTAAAAGAAGGTGATAAAATCGAGGTTAAATTATTAGACATCGATAAACAAGGTAAAATGAAACTTTCCCGTAAAGTTTTATTGCCAAGACCTGAAAAACCAGCAGCGCCACAAGCTTAA
- a CDS encoding elongation factor 4: MKHIRNFCIIAHIDHGKSTLADRLLEYTATISQREAQAQLLDNMDLERERGITIKSHAIQMNYKVGDIEYNFNLIDTPGHVDFSYEVSRSIAACEGALLIVDASQGIQAQTISNLYLALEHDLEIIPILNKMDLPGAMPEEVKDQIIDLIGCKREDIIPASGKTGMGIPDIIQAIVDRVPAPVGDPEAPLQALIFDSVFNSFRGIIAYYKVVNGEIKKGDKVKFINTGKEYLADEVGILKLDMSPRSVVKTGDVGYIISGIKEAREVKVGDTITTVARPSLDAIQGFEEVKPMVFAGIYPVDTDEFEELREAMHKLQLNDASIVFEPESSAALGFGFRCGFLGMLHMEIIQERLEREFDMTVITTVPNVSYIAYTTKGDEIIVNNPSDLPDPSKLDSVEEPYIKANIITKAEFVGPVMSLCIQKRGIIVNQSYLTSDRVELVFEMPMGEIVFDFYDKLKTISKGYASFDYHQTGYRKSDLVRLDMLLNDEPVDALSSLIHRSNAYDFGKKICEKLRELIPRQQFEIKIQASIGAKVIARETLSALRKDVTAKCYGGDISRKRKLLEKQKKGKKRMRQVGNVEIPQTAFMAVLKLD, encoded by the coding sequence ATGAAGCATATACGTAATTTTTGCATTATTGCACATATTGACCATGGCAAGAGCACCCTGGCTGATAGGTTATTAGAATATACAGCGACGATTTCGCAGCGTGAAGCGCAGGCGCAATTGCTCGATAACATGGATTTAGAGCGTGAGAGAGGCATAACGATTAAAAGTCATGCCATACAAATGAACTATAAGGTTGGTGATATTGAATACAATTTTAACCTGATCGATACACCAGGCCACGTCGATTTCTCATACGAGGTTTCACGTTCCATTGCAGCCTGCGAGGGCGCTTTACTTATTGTAGATGCTTCGCAAGGGATTCAGGCGCAGACTATTTCGAATTTATATCTGGCTTTAGAGCACGATCTGGAAATTATTCCGATTTTAAATAAAATGGATTTACCCGGGGCTATGCCTGAGGAAGTGAAAGACCAGATTATTGACCTGATTGGATGTAAACGCGAAGATATTATTCCGGCATCGGGTAAAACCGGAATGGGCATTCCTGATATCATCCAGGCCATTGTTGATCGTGTTCCAGCTCCAGTTGGCGATCCTGAAGCACCGTTACAAGCGTTGATTTTTGACTCTGTTTTTAACTCATTCAGAGGGATTATCGCTTATTATAAAGTGGTAAACGGCGAAATCAAAAAAGGCGATAAAGTTAAATTTATTAATACTGGCAAAGAATACCTGGCTGATGAGGTTGGTATTTTGAAACTGGATATGTCGCCACGTAGTGTGGTTAAAACCGGCGACGTGGGTTATATTATTTCTGGTATTAAAGAAGCCAGAGAGGTAAAGGTTGGTGATACGATTACAACTGTGGCCAGGCCATCATTAGATGCCATTCAGGGTTTCGAAGAAGTTAAACCAATGGTTTTTGCAGGGATTTATCCTGTAGATACCGATGAGTTTGAAGAATTACGTGAGGCGATGCATAAATTGCAACTGAACGATGCTTCTATCGTTTTTGAACCAGAAAGTTCTGCTGCACTTGGTTTCGGTTTCCGTTGCGGTTTCCTGGGCATGTTGCACATGGAAATTATCCAGGAGCGTTTAGAACGTGAGTTTGATATGACCGTAATTACAACGGTTCCCAACGTATCGTACATTGCGTATACTACTAAAGGTGACGAAATTATTGTTAACAATCCTTCTGATTTACCTGACCCAAGTAAGTTGGATTCTGTTGAGGAACCATATATTAAAGCAAATATCATTACGAAAGCAGAGTTTGTTGGTCCGGTAATGTCGCTTTGTATTCAGAAACGCGGAATTATTGTAAATCAATCTTATCTTACTTCAGATCGTGTTGAACTGGTTTTCGAAATGCCAATGGGCGAAATTGTATTCGATTTTTATGATAAGTTGAAAACAATTTCTAAAGGTTATGCTTCTTTCGATTATCACCAAACAGGTTACCGTAAATCGGATCTGGTTCGTTTAGATATGTTATTGAACGATGAGCCTGTAGATGCTTTATCATCATTAATCCATAGAAGTAATGCTTACGATTTTGGAAAGAAAATTTGCGAGAAATTAAGAGAATTAATCCCTCGTCAACAGTTCGAAATAAAAATACAGGCATCAATTGGTGCTAAAGTTATTGCCCGCGAAACACTGAGTGCTTTACGTAAAGATGTAACCGCTAAATGTTACGGTGGTGATATTTCCCGTAAACGTAAGTTATTGGAAAAACAGAAAAAAGGTAAAAAACGTATGCGTCAGGTGGGGAACGTAGAAATTCCGCAGACGGCGTTTATGGCAGTTTTGAAATTAGATTAA
- a CDS encoding 3-deoxy-8-phosphooctulonate synthase, with product MLNYLDKLKNTDSGNFFLMAGPCAIEGEDIAMRIAEKIITITDKLQIPYIFKGSYRKANRSKGSSFTGIGDEKALRILERIGREFGVPTVTDIHESGEAAMAAAYVDVLQIPAFLCRQTDLLIAAAETGKVVNVKKGQFLSAGSMKFAVEKVKEAGNNKVILTDRGNTFGYQDLIVDYRGLPEMQSFGVPVVMDCTHSLQQPNQSSGVTGGKPELISTIAKAAIAVGADGLFIETHPDPANAKSDGANMLHLDLLEETLTKLIRIRQAIL from the coding sequence ATGTTAAACTACTTAGATAAATTAAAAAATACAGATTCAGGGAATTTCTTTTTAATGGCGGGACCATGCGCTATTGAGGGTGAGGATATCGCTATGAGAATTGCCGAAAAGATCATTACCATTACGGATAAACTTCAAATCCCATATATTTTCAAAGGTTCGTACCGCAAGGCTAACAGAAGTAAAGGAAGTTCCTTTACTGGCATTGGCGATGAAAAAGCTTTGCGTATTTTAGAACGCATTGGTAGAGAATTTGGCGTGCCAACAGTTACTGATATTCACGAAAGCGGAGAGGCCGCCATGGCTGCTGCATACGTGGATGTATTGCAGATTCCTGCATTTTTATGTCGCCAAACCGATTTGTTAATTGCTGCTGCAGAAACAGGAAAAGTAGTGAACGTTAAAAAAGGCCAGTTCCTTTCTGCAGGTTCAATGAAATTTGCTGTAGAAAAAGTAAAAGAGGCCGGCAACAATAAAGTAATCCTGACGGATAGAGGTAATACCTTCGGTTATCAGGATTTGATTGTTGATTACCGCGGATTACCTGAAATGCAGAGTTTTGGCGTGCCAGTGGTAATGGATTGTACGCATTCATTGCAACAGCCCAATCAAAGCAGTGGTGTAACCGGAGGCAAACCAGAACTGATCTCAACCATCGCCAAGGCGGCAATTGCGGTAGGAGCAGATGGTTTATTTATCGAAACGCACCCTGATCCGGCTAATGCGAAATCAGATGGCGCCAATATGTTACATTTAGACCTGCTGGAAGAAACATTAACCAAGCTGATTCGTATCAGACAAGCTATACTATAA
- a CDS encoding 7-carboxy-7-deazaguanine synthase QueE, with the protein MKQEIPEDGTLLPLMEEFYTIQGEGFNTGKAAYFIRLGGCDVGCHWCDVKESWDAEMHPLTPSDVIVENADKFPGKAVVITGGEPLIYNLDYLTNKLKERGILTFIETSGAYPLSGNWDWICLSPKKFKAPRPDITPFAHELKVIVFNKSDFKWAEEYAAMVSPTCKLYLQPEWSKSKEITPLIIEYVMANPKWEISLQTHKFLNIP; encoded by the coding sequence ATGAAACAAGAAATACCAGAAGACGGCACATTACTTCCTTTAATGGAAGAATTTTATACTATACAGGGCGAAGGATTTAATACTGGTAAAGCAGCTTATTTTATCCGTTTAGGGGGCTGCGATGTAGGTTGCCATTGGTGCGATGTTAAAGAAAGCTGGGACGCAGAAATGCACCCACTTACCCCATCAGACGTTATTGTAGAAAATGCCGATAAATTTCCGGGCAAAGCTGTTGTAATTACTGGTGGCGAGCCCTTAATTTATAACCTGGATTATTTAACCAATAAATTAAAAGAAAGAGGTATTCTTACTTTTATCGAAACATCTGGTGCCTACCCACTTTCGGGAAACTGGGATTGGATCTGTTTATCCCCAAAGAAGTTTAAAGCCCCAAGACCAGATATTACGCCATTTGCACACGAATTAAAAGTTATTGTTTTTAATAAAAGTGATTTTAAATGGGCCGAAGAATATGCTGCAATGGTATCTCCTACCTGTAAATTATATCTTCAGCCTGAGTGGTCTAAATCAAAAGAAATTACACCATTAATTATTGAGTATGTAATGGCCAATCCTAAATGGGAGATTTCTTTACAAACACACAAATTTTTAAATATTCCTTAA
- a CDS encoding thioesterase has protein sequence MEKNQYSIFESELRVRPDDIDMFNHVHNSKYLDYVLAARYEQMEKFYGMPWEHFTKQGLGWVVSHVDINFKRPLLMNDLMLIRTGILTMNDKGCAVQFEIINQKTGKVASDGIFDYVLIDLTTGRGTKVSEEMIKAYSI, from the coding sequence TTGGAAAAAAATCAATACAGCATTTTCGAAAGTGAACTACGTGTTCGTCCGGATGATATCGATATGTTTAACCATGTACATAATAGTAAATACTTAGATTATGTTCTGGCAGCCCGTTACGAGCAAATGGAGAAATTCTATGGTATGCCCTGGGAACATTTTACCAAACAAGGCCTGGGCTGGGTGGTTAGCCATGTTGACATTAATTTTAAACGTCCGTTACTAATGAACGATCTAATGCTGATTAGAACAGGTATTTTAACCATGAACGATAAAGGCTGCGCGGTTCAGTTCGAAATTATTAACCAGAAAACGGGTAAAGTAGCATCAGACGGTATTTTTGATTACGTATTAATTGATTTAACTACTGGTCGTGGAACAAAAGTTTCAGAAGAAATGATTAAAGCATATAGTATATAG
- a CDS encoding (2Fe-2S)-binding protein: MKWFKALNNNQIPRPDSIKTIEVGGKQICLINNDDKIIATQSHCPHAGGHFSGGWCKNGNLVCPIHRYEYNLTTGRGAEGQGDYINIYPTELREDGLYIGFEESWWSKLWG; the protein is encoded by the coding sequence ATGAAGTGGTTTAAAGCACTAAATAATAACCAGATTCCCCGTCCGGATAGCATCAAGACCATCGAGGTTGGTGGAAAACAGATCTGTCTGATCAATAATGATGATAAAATTATTGCAACCCAATCTCATTGTCCACATGCTGGAGGTCATTTTAGTGGCGGCTGGTGCAAAAACGGCAACCTGGTTTGCCCCATCCATCGATATGAGTATAATTTAACCACAGGGAGAGGCGCAGAGGGGCAGGGCGATTACATCAATATTTACCCAACCGAATTGCGTGAAGACGGCCTGTATATTGGTTTCGAAGAAAGCTGGTGGAGTAAACTTTGGGGATAA
- a CDS encoding twitching motility protein PilT, with translation MKIFLDANVLVSVLNKEYPLYTYSSRILSLASHPKFDVYTSPLCLAIAFYFAEKKHNAQLAKQKIDLLCRYIKIAENSSEGVFNTLTNKSINDFEDGLEYYAAETVGSMCIVTEDIEDFYFSKIEVLNCQEFFKRYLLN, from the coding sequence ATGAAGATATTTTTAGATGCAAACGTTTTGGTTTCGGTACTGAATAAGGAATATCCACTTTACACATATTCGTCCAGAATTTTAAGTTTAGCCTCTCATCCAAAGTTTGATGTATACACCTCTCCTCTTTGTTTGGCAATTGCTTTTTATTTTGCAGAAAAAAAACATAATGCTCAACTCGCAAAGCAGAAGATAGATTTACTTTGTCGCTATATTAAAATCGCTGAGAATTCTTCTGAAGGAGTTTTCAATACTCTTACGAATAAATCTATTAATGATTTCGAGGACGGTTTAGAATATTATGCCGCTGAAACGGTAGGTAGTATGTGTATCGTTACAGAAGATATAGAAGATTTTTATTTCTCAAAAATAGAGGTTTTAAATTGCCAGGAATTCTTTAAAAGGTATTTGCTCAATTAG